GCCCTAGTATTTTTTATTGCTTTTGAGTTATGTTACTACTTACTTATAGCACAAACAGGTATTGTTGAGCATTTAGCCTCAAATATCTTTGTTATAGCCCCTCTTCCTATTGGAGGAGTTATTGGTTCAATATTAAGTTTTTATATTAAGACATCAAATAAAAATAAGATATTTTCATTTTTACTTCTACAATTAGCAGTTAGTTTTTTCTATCCAAATTTAAATGCCCTACTTCTATTTATACTTGGAATAAGTGTTGGGGCTTTAGCACCATTATTAATAAATGAGCTAAAAAAAGCTTCAAATATACAATTGGGTTTTGCCCTTGCAATTTCATATGCTTTAGGAACTTTTCTATTTACATATGAAGCTTCACAAAGAGGCTCAATTGCAATTGCATTTACTATAATTGCTCTTGTTTCATCACTATTTATAAATCAAAAAGAGCATAAAGATTTAACAAGCAATAACTATTCATACTCACTATTTGTGATGGTTTTATGGATTTTCCTTGACTCAACTTTATTTGAAACACTTTCAAGGGATTTAACTACTTCTATTTGGAGAGATGGTTTTACTTTAGAGATAATTGTTTTTCATCTAATTGGAGTAGTAAGTGCATTTTATATCAAGATGGAAAAAACACAAAAAGAGCTTCTTATCTTAACTCTTTTTGCCCTTTCATATCTATTTTATTTCCTACATGAAGGTTTTATTTTATCACTTGTTTATCCTTTTGTAATCTCTTTTTACAATGTAGTAATTCTTCAAACTATTGTAAAAAAAGATTTAAAAACACTAGGTATTTACATGGTATTTATTGGATGGGCTGCATCAGGAGCTGGATTATTTGTAGCTTTAGAAAATTTAACCTATTTTGTTCCAACTATATTTTTATTATGTTTAATCAAAATTGTAATAACACAACAAACACAAAAAAAGGAGTTACCATGGCTAAATTAATATTTACATTAATATTTGCAGCACTTTTAAGTTCTGCAAATGCCCAAAATCTACAGTTTGTAGATGGAGAGATAAAAGCACATACTGAGGTTTTTGGAGATAAAAATATCAATCCATTTTCTAAAGATATTTCATCACACTTATCAATGAATAAGAGTATAGATTCATTAAAAGGGACTATCTCTTTAAGTACCTTTTCATTTCATAGTGATAATGAAAAAAGGGATTTACATATGTATGAGACTTTACACTCAAAAGCTTTTCCTCAAATCTCTTTTAGATTAAACTCTATAGAGAAACTAGATAATAGTTTTTTAATAAAAGGTTTTCTTACTCTAAATGGTTTAGAAAAAGAAGTTAGCTCAATAGCACAAATTAAAGATGAAAATAATCATCTAGTTTTAGATGGGAATTTTTCTATTAACTTAACTGCATTTAATCTTGAACCACCAACAATGCTTTTCTTAACAGTTAGAGACCAAATAGATATCTCTTACCATTTAGATTATATTAAAGGATAAATTTATGAAAAAGATTATTCTATTTCTTTCTTTGGTACTTTGTGCTTTTTCACAAGAGTTAAGTATAAATGATAAGATTAATAATTTCTCTTTAGCTAATCAATTTGATGAAAAAAAGACAATTGATTCAAAAGTAAATACAATTATCGTCTCTTTTGAAAAAGACACGGGAAAAGAAGTAAATGAATTCTTAGAGCAAAAAACTTCAGGCTTTTTAAGAGAACATCATGCTGTTTTTATTGCAAATATTTCAGGAATGCCCATGATTATAACTAAAATGTTTGCCTT
This sequence is a window from Halarcobacter bivalviorum. Protein-coding genes within it:
- a CDS encoding YceI family protein, translated to MAKLIFTLIFAALLSSANAQNLQFVDGEIKAHTEVFGDKNINPFSKDISSHLSMNKSIDSLKGTISLSTFSFHSDNEKRDLHMYETLHSKAFPQISFRLNSIEKLDNSFLIKGFLTLNGLEKEVSSIAQIKDENNHLVLDGNFSINLTAFNLEPPTMLFLTVRDQIDISYHLDYIKG